The sequence CCGACCAACTCGGCGGTGACGCGCTCTCCTTCGGCGACCGCCCCCGCGTGCGTCAGTACCCATTCCGGGTCGACCAGCACTCCGGCCCCCGCGATCGTCCCATCGCCCCGCCGGATACGTACCGCCCACGACGGCGCCGCCCAGGAGCTCCGGCCGCCGATTCCCCCTTCGGCTTCCATATCAGGCACTCTACGCCTGACGCCCCATCATGTCCGCCCGGTTGGACGGACGATCACCCGTGACCGCGTGGAGCCAGGCGCGCGGAGCGGGGAATGGGCGTCGTCCTGCGTCGCGGTTCCGCCGAACCGATCCCCCACGCCGACCCCGAACCGATCTCCGCACCGGTCCACGCACCGAATCACCACACCGATCTCCGCACCGATCTCCACCGGGCGCCGATGCGATGCCACCCGGCCGTCGACCCCGATGACCCGGCCCGGCAGCCCGACCGCCGCGGCCGGATCGGCGAGGGTGGCGTCCGGCCCGCCGAAGCGCACCTCCACGTCCCACTCGCGACCACCGTCGACGCATACGATCCGCACCGCGCGCCACCTCCCCACCCACCGCCCCACATGACGGGGCGACCAGTCATCTGCGGGCAGCCGGGACCGGTCCTCGGCCACGGGCGCAAACGGATTGACCCAGGGCGCAACTCCCTTTGCCCGAGCAGACGCACGGCGGAGCCTTGACGCACCCCGGCCTGTCCCGGGTCCGGGTCCTGGTGGGCCGAGGCGGCGCGACGGCCGCCCCGCGCCGTTACGGCTACGGCACGGCTACGAATGGGGCTACGGCTGTGCCTGACCGCCGCAGAGGCGCAGCGCGCTCTCCGCACACAGCTCCGCCGCCTTGTCGTTGGTCAGCAGCCCGGCCGCGACCTGGTCCACGGCGGTGTGCTGGAGCCCGAGGATGGCGGCGGCGAGCCAGTCCGCGGGCAGCGCCAGGTCGAAGTCGCCCGCGTACTGGCCGCGTTGGATGAGCCGGGCGAGCCGCGGGGGCACGAAGTCGTGGGGGTCGTCGGCGGGCCGCGGGATCTGGGCCGTGGCGGAGTGCAGCAGGAGGGGGTAGCGGTCGAGGAACCGCCAGCCGGCGTCGAGGTACCGGGTCAGCGCGTCGGCGGGCGGGGCGGTCTCGAGAGCGGCCTCGTCGAGCAGCGCGGCGAACTCGGCGGACGCGACCTCGACGAGGGCCGCGACCAGGACCTCCCGCGAGGAGAAGTGCGCGTAGACGGTCTGGCGGGTGACGCCGGCCGCGGCGGCGATGTCCTCCATGCTCGCGTCGGGCCGCTCGCCGAGCACCACCCGGGTCGCGTTGAGGATCGCGTCGATGCTGCGCCGGGCGTCGGCCCGGCGGCGCCGTGACGGCGGCGGCGGTGCGGGGATGTCGTGCGGCGCGGGGGTGTCGTACGGGTCGTGCGGGTCGGCCATGCCGCGACGATATGCGCCCGACCGCAACCTTGACAAGCCGACAGAGTTAGCCAACTCTTACGGCATGTCAAAGAAAAGCTGGAGTGGAGCACCCGGAAGCGGAGACGACCATCCGGCGATCGAGGCACGCGGCCTGGTCAAGGTCTACGGCGAGAGCCGGGCGTTGGACGGGATCGACCTCACGATCCGGCGCGGCCAGGTGTTCGGGTTCCTCGGCCCCAACGGAGCCGGCAAGACCACCACGATCCGCATCCTCGCCACGCTGACCCGCCCCTCGGCCGGCACCGCCCGCGTCCTCGGCCACGACGTGGTGACCGAGGCCGACGCGATCCGCGCCCGGGTGGCGGTGACCGGCCAGTTCGCCTCCCTCGACGAGGACCTGACCGGATACGAGAACCTGCTGGTCCTGGGCCGGTTGCACGGCCTGACCCGGGCCGCCGCCAGGCGGCGTGCCGACGACCTGCTCGCCGCGTTCGACCTGACCGGGGCGGCCGGGCGGCCGGTCGGCGGCTACTCGGGCGGCATGCGCCGCCGGCTCGACATCGGCGCCAGCCTGGTCGTCACCCCCGACCTGCTCTTCCTCGACGAGCCGACCACCGGTCTCGACCCGCGCAGCCGCAACCAGGTGTGGGAGCTGGTCCGCCACGTCGCCGCGGCCGGCACCACGGTGCTGCTCACCACCCAGTACCTCGAAGAGGCCGACCAGCTCGCCGAGCGGATCGCGGTCATCGACAACGGCCGGATCGTGGCCGAAGGCACCAGCGCCCAACTCAAGTCCCGGGTCGGCTCGGGCACGTTGCACCTGCGGCTCCTCGACGGTGAGCAGCGTCCGAAGGCCCGCGACATCCTGGCCGGCAGCCTGGAGGGCACGATCCGGCTCGCCGCCGACCCGCTCGCCCTGTCCGTATCGCTCGCCACCCGGCCGGACCCGCAAGGCGCACAGGGCACGCAGGACGCGGACGGGGCGCGGGGCGTGAACGGGGCGCCGGGCGCGCAAAGCACGGACGGGGCACGGGACATGGGCCTGCTGGTCGGGCGCGCCATGACCCGGCTCGCCGATGCCG comes from Streptomyces sp. NBC_00448 and encodes:
- a CDS encoding ATP-binding cassette domain-containing protein; this encodes MSKKSWSGAPGSGDDHPAIEARGLVKVYGESRALDGIDLTIRRGQVFGFLGPNGAGKTTTIRILATLTRPSAGTARVLGHDVVTEADAIRARVAVTGQFASLDEDLTGYENLLVLGRLHGLTRAAARRRADDLLAAFDLTGAAGRPVGGYSGGMRRRLDIGASLVVTPDLLFLDEPTTGLDPRSRNQVWELVRHVAAAGTTVLLTTQYLEEADQLAERIAVIDNGRIVAEGTSAQLKSRVGSGTLHLRLLDGEQRPKARDILAGSLEGTIRLAADPLALSVSLATRPDPQGAQGTQDADGARGVNGAPGAQSTDGARDMGLLVGRAMTRLADAGVGVADLSLGRPSLDEAFLALTGHPAGPATADDRKDPTA
- a CDS encoding TetR/AcrR family transcriptional regulator; its protein translation is MADPHDPYDTPAPHDIPAPPPPSRRRRADARRSIDAILNATRVVLGERPDASMEDIAAAAGVTRQTVYAHFSSREVLVAALVEVASAEFAALLDEAALETAPPADALTRYLDAGWRFLDRYPLLLHSATAQIPRPADDPHDFVPPRLARLIQRGQYAGDFDLALPADWLAAAILGLQHTAVDQVAAGLLTNDKAAELCAESALRLCGGQAQP